A single Lancefieldella parvula DSM 20469 DNA region contains:
- a CDS encoding LysR family transcriptional regulator gives METNLHKFQAFTSAAYHSSFTVAAEELGCTQSSISRMVASLEKEWDVRLFNRHGGYVSLTPEGKTLLPVAEEVCQAYSKLSNQVNRVSAIEMGNLVIAAPSSFLSRALPGYLKKYMTDHPNIKVEVIECTYGEALRLISKGKVDISFTMTRTTEQGFTSTLFDHDEVIVVSQKGHYEKNLETIPVKRLIEEPFIVDIETAPLLQKQLKNARMTFASSDSFTIMSMVESGLGVSLLPLEATKGTNFDIDVHHLETPVHRNVFITHRVKGEMSCTTEEFLKYLS, from the coding sequence ATGGAGACCAACCTGCATAAATTCCAAGCTTTTACTTCTGCGGCATATCACAGTAGTTTTACGGTGGCTGCAGAAGAATTAGGATGTACTCAGTCATCAATTAGCCGTATGGTTGCAAGTCTAGAAAAAGAATGGGACGTGCGTCTGTTTAACCGCCATGGTGGTTATGTCAGTCTTACACCTGAGGGAAAAACGCTTTTACCAGTTGCAGAAGAGGTGTGCCAGGCATATAGCAAGCTGAGTAATCAAGTTAATCGCGTCAGCGCTATTGAAATGGGCAATCTTGTTATCGCTGCGCCTTCCAGCTTTCTTTCGCGAGCACTTCCAGGCTATCTCAAGAAGTACATGACCGATCACCCAAATATTAAAGTTGAAGTTATTGAGTGTACTTATGGAGAAGCCCTTCGCCTTATTAGCAAGGGTAAGGTGGATATTAGTTTTACTATGACTCGTACAACCGAGCAGGGATTTACCTCAACTTTATTTGATCATGACGAAGTTATCGTTGTTTCTCAAAAAGGACATTACGAGAAGAACCTTGAGACGATTCCTGTTAAGCGTCTTATTGAAGAGCCTTTTATTGTTGATATTGAGACAGCTCCTTTGCTTCAGAAGCAACTTAAGAATGCGCGCATGACATTTGCGTCATCGGATTCGTTCACCATAATGTCTATGGTAGAGTCAGGTCTTGGCGTAAGTTTGCTGCCACTTGAAGCAACAAAAGGTACAAATTTTGATATTGATGTACATCATCTTGAGACTCCCGTACATCGTAATGTTTTTATTACACATCGTGTAAAAGGCGAGATGTCATGCACTACAGAAGAGTTTTTAAAGTATTTAAGTTAA
- the ftsX gene encoding permease-like cell division protein FtsX, giving the protein MATMGLSNFGYSLREAGSHFRRNWSTALGAIVTIFLSLFIIGLFILGSALIENMVGSVENRVTIQAFLSDDADQSAVTAFQQEIQGWDTVESVTYKSKDQALEEYRTTMSYRNASDAVSALDGQNPIPASLVIKLKDPKDVQDVAQRIASSTSFAAIADNKNNPSGDVQYGRETVERLFSVTAYIRIGALALVGLLVFVAFVFINNTIRLAINARRREIAIMRLVGASNGFIRGPFLMEGVLEALIGALLAIVVLVVGAHFLLPVMAESMTFLTFAIPAIVMWGMSGLLLLLGLLLGLFGSAIAMGRYLKA; this is encoded by the coding sequence TCTGCGTGAGGCCGGAAGCCACTTTAGAAGGAACTGGTCTACCGCTCTTGGTGCAATCGTAACCATCTTTTTATCACTGTTCATTATTGGTCTGTTTATTCTTGGTTCTGCTCTTATCGAGAACATGGTAGGCAGTGTCGAGAATCGCGTTACTATCCAGGCATTCCTTTCGGATGACGCGGATCAGTCTGCAGTAACTGCCTTCCAGCAAGAGATTCAGGGTTGGGATACGGTTGAGTCTGTAACCTATAAGAGCAAAGATCAGGCTCTTGAGGAGTATCGTACTACCATGAGTTACCGCAATGCTTCTGATGCGGTTTCTGCTCTTGATGGTCAAAATCCTATTCCGGCATCTCTTGTGATTAAGCTTAAGGATCCTAAGGATGTTCAAGACGTTGCCCAGCGCATTGCTTCTTCAACATCTTTTGCGGCTATTGCTGATAACAAGAACAATCCATCCGGCGATGTTCAGTATGGTCGTGAGACCGTTGAGCGCTTGTTCAGCGTTACTGCATATATTCGCATAGGTGCGCTTGCTCTTGTTGGTCTTTTGGTGTTTGTTGCATTTGTCTTTATTAACAACACCATTCGCTTGGCTATTAATGCTCGCCGTCGTGAGATTGCAATTATGCGCCTTGTTGGTGCATCTAACGGCTTTATTCGCGGACCATTCCTTATGGAAGGCGTGCTCGAGGCACTTATTGGTGCTCTTCTCGCCATTGTTGTTTTGGTTGTTGGAGCTCATTTCCTTCTCCCTGTTATGGCAGAGAGCATGACCTTCTTGACCTTTGCTATTCCTGCAATAGTCATGTGGGGTATGAGTGGACTCTTGCTGCTCTTGGGTTTGCTGTTAGGACTTTTTGGTTCTGCTATTGCTATGGGCCGCTATTTGAAGGCATAG